From Punica granatum isolate Tunisia-2019 chromosome 1, ASM765513v2, whole genome shotgun sequence:
TCTGGTTTGTTAATTTTATGGCCTCCATTTCTCGAATGGTTTGAGATTATGTGTAATATATAACTGATTGCTTGCACTGCGGAACAATGCAGATTGCATTGTACGAAGGGGAGGCTACACCAGAGACAACTCATATTGAGATAGAGCCGTTCACTATCTTAGGCGTCTGTGCTGGACTGATCCCCTTCCCTCATCATAATCAGTCCCCCAGAAACACTTACCAGgttctctttctttattttgttttttttttatctttaacAGCAAGAAACTGGCATGGCCTTGCTTTAAAGTGCTGCCTTGATTTTATCCTATGATTTAGACCCTTACAATTTTTACTTAAGAGCGTTCGTACTGTACAGTGTGCCATGGGGAAGCAAGCTATGGGAAATATTGCATATAATCAGGTTCGTCTCTTTTTATTCCATGTATTATTCACTTGCTGAACTTgaaattctaatttttatCTCATGTCTGGCTTGAATTTGTTGCATCAGCCCCCTTCTTTTTGTATCCGTCATTCTTGAAGATGCTTTATAATGCCAGAAATATGTTGAAACTTCGGTTAATGTTGTAACCAGCCAAAGTTTCTTTTGCACACACGCTTTATCTCGGATCATATAACCTAATCATTTGCATGCGTGCTTATAAACATTGGGTTTCTTCAGTTGCTTCGGATGGATTCATTATTGTATCTGCTGGTTTATCCTCAACGACCCCTACTGACAACACGGACAATCGAGCTGGTAAGTATATTGAACTTAATGACCTCCAAAATGAAAACATGCTAATTCCCCTTTAAATTTCTAACGAATAAAACTTCAATTTTATGTCTTTTAGATTGGATATGATAAGCTCGGGGCAGGGCAGAATGCAACTGTTGCTGTGATGAGTTACAGTGGCTACGACATAGAAGATGCAATTGTCATGAACAAGTCATCCTTGGACCGTGGTTTTGGTCGCTGTATTGTAATGAAAAAGTATGTGTCTTCATGTCTAGATAAACTGttcaatttgtttcttttcctGACTGAAGTTCCTGTCTCCCTTCTTACTAAAACTTGCTCTAAATTGACAAGGTATACCGCTGTTAGTCAGAAGTATGACACCATGACAGCAGACAGAATACTTCGGCCCAGAAGAAAACCTGATCCTAATAATAGAGGAGACATTGAATGGGAAAAGATGAAGGTATTCTCTTCTTATTTGCAAATTTATGTGGATTTAAAGCATGTTTTTGTTGCATCGAATGGAACTGGTAGATAATGTGACagattgatttgaaaagtAATTGATGAGTAACTGAGGAGACAGATTTAGCTTCTCAGAAGTTTTTGGTGCCACGGAATTGACTTGTAAGGATCTGAAGTAGAATAATAGAATACCTGGGTGTCCTAATGGAGGCTGCTTCATCTAAAATTTGGTCTCACAAGGCCACGCTGAGCTCCACTAAAACCACAATGACCCTGTGAATGGGCCAGATTGAGGCTATTCATTCCGACGTAAATTGGCCAAACTTGAGGGCCGGATTTAATCCTCAAACAATTTCGAGGTTCCTAGCTAGGCAGCCTTTTAAGGCTGATTCCATTACTAGTGGTGATCGTGGCTTCCACCAATGGAGAGGTTggtttttttaaagatatcagCTACAGATTTGAATATCCATTCCTAGTATCAAGAATGGCTATTTAGTGGATTTAGGAGTACTCCCTGTTCTGGAACCTCTGAGACATGGGACTCCATTTGGTATCCCTATTCTAGTTGAAATATGTATCAAATTTTGGAGTAGGTCTCTGCCAGTAGTAGATCAGGAACTGGAATCTCTTCAGAGTTCTACCAAAAGGCTTAGGTGGCGTTTGAAATTTAGGTTTGGTTTTAACTTAACTTTGATTGTGATTTTACGGAGTATTTGGTCAAACTTGCGGGCCCACATTCATTTGAGAATATTGTAATTATGGAGTTGTATTAAAATGGAGTGGTGTAAATATTTATGGGTGGGGCCCATTATTTTGACTTTGATGAGTgtaatttgttttgttatgggtagacttaaaatcaaaatcacaattttaaaatcaaacccaAATTTCAAACGGGGCCTTAATGTTTTCTGAATCTTTGCCAAGCAATGAGAGTCTTGGCATGCGGAGAATCTAATgtctataaaaattttatatgctAATGCTTCAAAATGACACGTTGAATTTATTCTTTCAATTGTTCCTGTATGCCTTTATTTTTCATGGACTTCTACATGTTTCTTCGTGTAGATTTTAGATGATGATGGAATCGCTGCACCAGGAGAAATTATTAAAGCAGGCGATATCTATGTTAACAAGGAAACTCCCTTGATAACAAAGGGCAATGCAACAATGACTGGTCTTCAAGACATGTAAGTTATTGCATACCTCAGTCTATGATGTACAGACAGACTTATACTAATATCTTGCTGCTCACTTTTGCAATTATGTACAGAGACTATCGGCCTAATCGAGAAATTTACAAGGGCGCTGGTGGGGGGGAACCTTGTGTAGTGGATCGGGTGACTCTTTGTTCTGATAAAAATAACAATCTGTCCATCAAATTCATAATCCGACAAACCCGTCGACCGGAGGTGTGATTGCTGTACAGTCTGGTATCAAGTGCGAATGATTCACTTCTCTCTGGTTTGGGATCAACTTTCTGCGTATTTTTCGTAGGTTGGAGACAAATTTAGCAGCAGACATGGGCAAAAGGGTGTTTGTGGAACCATTGTTCAACAGGAAGACTTCCCCTTTTCTGAGCGCGGGATTTGCCCTGATTTGATTATGAATCCTCATGGATTTCCAAGGTGATGGGCCCCTAGATCAAAATGTGCATTAAAGAATTGACACTTCATCGTCTGTCTCTTGTTTGTTCAGCTTTGAGTTCTTAAATTGagtttttgatgaaacaccCGGGTGGAACATCTGATGAAGACCGCAAATGATCTCCATGAAATTTATGTGGACTGTTCTGTTGAAAATTGTTACCATAAAACTTGGCACCATCACCCTAGAATTTCTTTTGCTGCGTGCTTGAGTATCTGATAATGATTGATGTGATTGAGTCGTTAAAGTTAGCTTAATCTTGATATACCTATTGGTATTGATGAGCCCCAGTAACATTATTGTCTCTGAGGAAGTAATTGTGTGCTCCTTTTCATCAGTCGGATGACAGTTGGCAAGATGATAGAGCTTCTCGGCAGCAAAGCTGGAGTTTCGTGTGGCCGGTTTCACTATGGGAGTGCCTTTGGTGAACCAAGCGGTCATGCAGACACAGTTGAATCTATAAGGTGTCTAAACTAGGAGATGCTCATTTTTCCATCTTCTTTTTAGTTACTCAGAGATTAGTAGTTCATTATCCTTTTCTTTGGTTGGTTATAGTGAAACTCTTGTAAAGCATGGATTCAGCTATAACGGGAAGGATTTTCTGTATTCAGGTTATACTCAAAATTTCTGCGGACTGCTGAGATCAACCTTTCCTGTTTTCTATATGCTCAGACTTTTTACGAGAATCTCCTTAGTGATTGTGAGTGGTTTTCCAGGTATAACTGGTTGCCCGCTCCAAGCTTATATCTTCATGGGCCCAATATACTATCAGAAGTTAAAACATATGGTTAGTTCTCCTCGTCTCtttcattttcatcttaattTAGCAAACCTTCTTATTTACTGTTTATTACTAAAGCCTTTAAGAATCTAATTTTTCGATCAGCTCTTTGATCCAGACTTGGTTGCGTCTTTTAGTATAAATGAATTTCAACATAACATCTTTCTTTTCGTCTGTGATCTGATTACTGATTAGTTATATATAGCAGGTAAATCTGTACTAGgcagaaaaagtaaaaagtaaaaagtaaaaagaaaattctgcATTTTTAGTACAGCCTACCAGTTTTCCACAGATTTGCAAGGGGATTTTTTTAATCGGTAAATTTCAATCTTCACAGTGTTGTTCTCTTCGCTGCCCAAGGTGAAGTGATTTTTGTTTCTGCTGTTATAAACAGAAGAGTACTTGTGGTGTGCTTGGCAGATACTCATTGGACACTGTTCTTTAACAGTCTCTAAGAACTTGTCTGAAGCacaaatttaagaaaaacaatCTGTTCGGTTTCCTGCTTCTGATCACACTGTTCTATAAAATTCTTAAAACAATAGATTGCGAACATATCATTCactaaaatttaattttgaatttgaatttcaaataaaaaaaaattaagcttGGAATTAGGGTTTTGGAACAATTTTTTGAAACATTTCCGGGTGAGGCCCCGCAGTTGCTATTTATAATGCTATTGAATCTATGATGGTTTTAGGTCCTAGATAAGATGCATGCCAGAGGAAATGGCCCGCGTACACTGCTTACGAGACAGCCCACTGAAGGAAGAGCTCGAAATGGAGGTCATCGATCACCCTTTGATCTTTAATGTACGGCACTCTTTTATCTTGAAATTCATAATTTGCTGATGATAGTCATACGTATTATAGGGTTGAGAGTCGGAGAAATGGAACGGGACTGTTTGATTGCTTACGGTGCAAGCATGTTAATCTACGAGCGACTAATGATCTCCAGTGATCCATTTGAGGTTCAGGTAAACGGAACTCAAACTTAAAACATGCTATAATTCAAAGTTTCTCTAGTTTAAATATTGTTACTATGTGACTGCTGCTTATATGGTATCGTCCTTGGTAGGTATGCCGGGCCTGTGGGCTGTTAGGTTATTACAGCCAGAAGCTGAAAACAGGAATATGTTCAAAATGCAAGAACGGGGACAATATCTCTACGATGAAACTACCGTATGCTTGCAAGCTTCTAATTCAGGTAATAGTTTTTTTGATCCGTAAAGTGATGCCATTATTGATGGATTTTGATCTTTTGAATGATTTGCCTCTGGTTCTGCATCTTTAATTAAATAGTCTAGCATTCTTGAAGACTAGTGACTTGTATCTTGCTTTCACATCACATTTTGCGACTCTTTAGTCGGTGTATCTTTTCGGCTCTTGAATATTATCTTTCTCGAAAAACAATTCCTTCAAatgaatttcatttttgtttggCGTTGCATCTTCAGGAACTGCAATCGATGAACATCATTCCACGACTGAAGCTGGCCGACTCTTGAGCGTGGGAATGTGTTCAAAAGATCCACTCAATGCACCGAGTTTGCAGGACAGACTCTGAAAATGATCGCGAGAAGTCATTTGCTGGCCGTTCTTCAAATGCAAGCACAAGTCTAAAGATCGAGGTTCAGAAAATTGAATTCCATAATGCTAATCACGAAAAGCTCCAGCAAATGGTAATTATTGGTGGATGCGGTGTCGGTATAGGTATAGGCTTAGGCTCAGGTTTATTACAATTACATGCCAGAAACATTCCGGTTATAAGTGTTCTTGACGAAGGACGGTGAGATTGTATCTATGAAAGCAGAAGCATTGGGCTAGGCCTCGCAGCCTCAGAATGACGGGATTGCTGGTTGgaattttttcgaattttcaaaattttgagttttttatttttattgtttaatGGATTACAAATTGTGGACggatcatttatttttttaattaatataaatcatATTGTGTTGTGTAAATTGCGTAGAAAAACGTGGTTTCCATAAATATTTAGTTTTATCACGTACATTCAAAATCGAGAGAGACTCGTTTGTTTTgtaaataagattttaaaatcttactttaacttaactctactcacaacgaaacaaaataagttaaagggtgggccccatacataaatatttataccactctaTTATAATACAActtcataattaataaattctctaCATTAATCcttcaaaatttgattttaaaatgttatttacAAACTAAACGTAGTGCTACTAACCTCAattgtataattttattttgcaatAATTATCGAATTCTCCATTGAAATTGTTATATTTTATCTTCGCTTCTTGGTTCGGTTGCTATTGAATGTTAGTTATTGATCAGTAATGGTTTTCGAAGAGTTGTCGTTGAAGTTCCTTTCCGGTTATTGATTATTAATAGTTTCTCAACCTTATGCCATGCtctaaaattttccttttttaattttctattcaTAATTGCCTTTTAGGTTAGTGGATGGGAGTTCAATTAGCCTTATGAACgtaatttttccaatttttcggctctttttttattatatatatttaactcTTGTATTAGTTTGTATCTTTGCTTTTTCAATATgattttgattcttttttatttcttatttatgCGTGCCGGCACATAGTTTCACGTTTTATTACGTGCAACATGCTGGTTTCCTGactattttcaatattataaagcTAGAAGATAGACTGAtagattctaattttcaattttacaaaAGATTAAGCTAAAAATCTtctttaaagaaatcaagcaaaaaaatataaaataaaaattaagaagctAAATTTcagtaaaaatattaaaaacttGTCCCTCCAATTCCCGAAGAAAGTGACGTCGTAGCCTCAAattccttcctttttttttcccccgtTTTCCATTACAATTATTCAAGGACAAATTATAGCacattattttgatttgttgaGATGGTGATCCCGGTGCCCCTTCGCCTCATATTCCCAACCatccttttctattttattttgctttattGTATTTAGTTTAAAATATCCTTAACCTGTCagtttttttcctctctttatttagaaaaacactaatataaaaattatttttttcctagtACATTTTTTAATGTTAAATGCAATCATCCTATTTATCTATCTTTTTCTTGGAATTTCATGTACTTTTTAATTAACACTATATATTTAATTCGATAAAAGAATACACATTATCTATATCAAGCGATAGAACAACAGCATCCATCATGTTATTATTGGTTGAGAACAAAATAGATGGAAAAACTTAAGTTTTACCTGATACTCATCATGTTAAATAATTGCACGTCAGATGCACAATTTGATAATTTAGCATCGTACGTTTTCATGAGTTAggagaaataaaatatacaatTCTTACACAACGATATATCTAtttaaatttatcaattttattcattatttaattattgatattttgtttgttgaaaacaataaaatcacaaaatgaacCCATCAACGAAGTGCGGGGCCATTCCACTAGCTATGCATAAAATCATGaacattaatatttatattaaatatatcgcgaattattattattattattatttaacttGAAATCATAAACTTTCGATTATGTTGGGCCTTTGACTGTAAGCCCATATTTATCAAGAGCCCTTTTCCTTTCCTCCCGCGGGAAGTCGTTTCATTTGGCGGGAATCTCGCTTTAATTTGCTCCTCGGtcctcttctctttctctctccctctcttgctTGGTCGCCGGTGGAGTGGGTTCGATGGCGAGGTTAGAGTTCCGCCATGGTCAATTCTCCGAGGTATCATCCTCTgacacactctctctctctgatgcTTTTCTACTGTTCATTCTTTGCATAATCCGATTTCAATTTCAGGATTCAGCTTGGCTTCGCGATTGACTTCAACACAATCCGATAGAATCGtccgaggaggaggaagactCGTTGAAGGTCTGCTTCGAAACTCACTTTTCTCTTCAGGAACTGCTTTGATTAGCCTCACTTGTTTGATTCGAGGTTTTTAAGATATAGTGATGAATTTCATCTGATCTCAAGAGTCTTCTTGAAATTGGACAGAAAATGGCTGTCTGTAAAGGAGATATCGGCGATGGAGAAGATATTGGCAAACGAAACAGCGCATACAGCGGTTGTCGCTTGTTCTGGTCTGGAGAAAGCAGCTCACAAGTCAGTGTTGCTCAATCTTCGGGAAATGTGAGTTCTCAATTGTACGCACGCATCTCTTGTTTCCAGGTTCACCTCGATTATCTTCTGCTCCGATAGACTTCGTGTTGTTCATTCTGAAGGAGCTATAATATTTTCTGGATGAAGCTAAAGTGTTTCTATGTGAATACTTGATTTCGTGGCCTTCTCTGTGATGATACCAGAATTTTGACCTTCTAGTTTCTTATTTCGGGCTGATCCAATGTGGTCTGTAATGTGAAATTGTTCTCTAATGAATCCTAATATTCTGTAGGTGCTCCATTTCCATCTACATCTTCTATCCTATAGTAATTCATCATGCGGAGGAAGCCAAAACCCGAATACATCGGATCTATCGGTGCAGTCATTACAGAAAGTTGAAGCTGTGTCTGAACATGTCGAGATAGACAGTCCAATTCAGTGTGAAGAAATGGTAAGAGTCTCAAATCTCAAAGAAGATGTATGTCAGCCTGTTGAGATAGAAGGAGCAGGGCAGCTTGAAGAAATGATACAAGTTTCAAATTTCAGAGAAGCTGCAACTAAACCTGTTGAGATAGACGGAGCAAGGCAGCGTGAAGAAAGGGTGAAAGTTCCGAAACTTGAGGAAGCTGAAATTGATCATGCAGTTGAGTTATCGATTGCAGCTTCCGAAGCTCTGGTTATAAATGAATTAGTGGAAAGTGATTCAGCTCTGAGATATCTGCCCATGATAGCTGTTGTCGAGATGGCACTGCGGATCAAGCAAGCACGATTGGAGGATTTGAAAAACCCACCCCATGGCACAATT
This genomic window contains:
- the LOC116190788 gene encoding DNA-directed RNA polymerase III subunit 2 isoform X3 — encoded protein: MEKEKMYLQLNQFTKNIPIMIVMKAMGMESDQEVVQMIGRDPRYGALLLSSIEECASLGIYTQPQALEHLGEKVKKQQPYETFPSSKEGRALSLLRDVFLANVRVNKNNYRPKCIYVAVMLRRMMEAILNKDAMDDKDYVGNKRLELSGQLISLLFEDLFKSMISDAQKNADATLSRSSRSSKFDFSMLIIRDNITHGLERALSTGNWDVKRFKMHRKGMSQVLARLSFIGSLGHVTRVSPQFEKSRKVSGPRALQPSQWGMLCPCDTPEGEACGLVKNLALMTHVTTDQEEGPLISLCYAMGVEDLELLSGEELHSPNSFLIIFNGLILGKHRRPQRFASALRKLRRAGKVGEFVSVFVNEKQRCVYIASDGGRVCRPLVIADKGISRIKAHHMKELADGVRTFNDFLRDGLVEYLDVNEENNALIALYEGEATPETTHIEIEPFTILGVCAGLIPFPHHNQSPRNTYQCAMGKQAMGNIAYNQLLRMDSLLYLLVYPQRPLLTTRTIELIGYDKLGAGQNATVAVMSYSGYDIEDAIVMNKSSLDRGFGRCIVMKKYTAVSQKYDTMTADRILRPRRKPDPNNRGDIEWEKMKILDDDGIAAPGEIIKAGDIYVNKETPLITKGNATMTGLQDIDYRPNREIYKGAGGGEPCVVDRVTLCSDKNNNLSIKFIIRQTRRPEVGDKFSSRHGQKGVCGTIVQQEDFPFSERGICPDLIMNPHGFPSRMTVGKMIELLGSKAGVSCGRFHYGSAFGEPSGHADTVESISETLVKHGFSYNGKDFLYSGITGCPLQAYIFMGPIYYQKLKHMVLDKMHARGNGPRTLLTRQPTEGRARNGGLRVGEMERDCLIAYGASMLIYERLMISSDPFEVQVCRACGLLGYYSQKLKTGICSKCKNGDNISTMKLPYACKLLIQELQSMNIIPRLKLADS
- the LOC116190788 gene encoding DNA-directed RNA polymerase III subunit 2 isoform X2, which gives rise to MPIMLRSCCCVLYGKDEAELARLGECPLDPGGYFVVKGTEKVILIQEQLSKNRIIIDTDRKGNIIASVTSSTESTKSKTIIVMEKEKMYLQLNQFTKNIPIMIVMKAMGMESDQEVVQMIGRDPRYGALLLSSIEECASLGIYTQPQALEHLGEKVKKQQPYETFPSSKEGRALSLLRDVFLANVRVNKNNYRPKCIYVAVMLRRMMEAILNKDAMDDKDYVGNKRLELSGQLISLLFEDLFKSMISDAQKNADATLSRSSRSSKFDFSMLIIRDNITHGLERALSTGNWDVKRFKMHRKGMSQVLARLSFIGSLGHVTRVSPQFEKSRKVSGPRALQPSQWGMLCPCDTPEGEACGLVKNLALMTHVTTDQEEGPLISLCYAMGVEDLELLSGEELHSPNSFLIIFNGLILGKHRRPQRFASALRKLRRAGKVGEFVSVFVNEKQRCVYIASDGGRVCRPLVIADKGISRIKAHHMKELADGVRTFNDFLRDGLVEYLDVNEENNALIALYEGEATPETTHIEIEPFTILGVCAGLIPFPHHNQSPRNTYQCAMGKQAMGNIAYNQLLRMDSLLYLLVYPQRPLLTTRTIELIGYDKLGAGQNATVAVMSYSGYDIEDAIVMNKSSLDRGFGRCIVMKKYTAVSQKYDTMTADRILRPRRKPDPNNRGDIEWEKMKILDDDGIAAPGEIIKAGDIYVNKETPLITKGNATMTGLQDIDYRPNREIYKGAGGGEPCVVDRVTLCSDKNNNLSIKFIIRQTRRPEVGDKFSSRHGQKGVCGTIVQQEDFPFSERGICPDLIMNPHGFPSRMTVGKMIELLGSKAGVSCGRFHYGSAFGEPSGHADTVESISETLVKHGFSYNGKDFLYSGITGCPLQAYIFMGPIYYQKLKHMVLDKMHARGNGPRTLLTRQPTEGRARNGGLRVGEMERDCLIAYGASMLIYERLMISSDPFEVQVCRACGLLGYYSQKLKTGICSKCKNGDNISTMKLPYACKLLIQELQSMNIIPRLKLADS